One Nicotiana sylvestris chromosome 12, ASM39365v2, whole genome shotgun sequence genomic window carries:
- the LOC138884361 gene encoding probable pectinesterase/pectinesterase inhibitor 7: MMTGDGINKTIITGNRSVADGWTTFSSATFAVTGKGFVAMNITFRNTAGSIKHQAVAIRNGADMSTFYGCSFEGYQDTMYTHSLRQFYRECDIYGTVDFIFGNAAVVFQNCNIYPRLPMPNQFNAITAQGRMDINQNTGISVQNCSIKAAQDLASTQTFLGRPWKEYSRTVYIQSFMDSLIDLAGWSPWSGDFALNTLYYAEYANTGPGSVTTNRVTWQGYHVINETDAVNFTVSSLIQGDVWLPATGVPFTSGLL; encoded by the exons ATGATGACGGGTGATGGGATCAACAAGACTATTATTACTGGAAACAGGAGTGTGGCTGATGGTTGGACTACATTTAGTTCTGCAACATTTG CTGTAACCGGGAAAGGATTCGTTGCTATGAACATAACCTTTAGAAACACGGCAGGATCAATCAAGCACCAAGCGGTAGCTATAAGAAATGGTGCAGACATGTCCACATTTTATGGCTGTAGCTTTGAAGGGTACCAAGACACCATGTATACTCACTCCCTAAGGCAATTTTATAGAGAATGCGATATTTATGGGACAGTGGATTTCATATTCGGGAATGCTGCTGTAGTGTTCCAAAATTGCAACATTTATCCGCGTCTCCCAATGCCTAATCAATTCAATGCCATTACGGCACAGGGCAGAATGGATATCAATCAAAACACTGGAATTTCAGTCCAAAATTGCAGCATCAAAGCTGCCCAAGACTTGGCTTCTACTCAAACTTTTCTAGGGAGGCCATGGAAAGAGTACTCGAGAACGGTGTATATACAATCATTTATGGACAGTTTGATTGATCTTGCTGGTTGGTCTCCATGGTCGGGAGATTTTGCTCTCAATACATTGTATTATGCTGAATACGCCAACACAGGGCCAGGGTCTGTGACCACTAATAGAGTCACTTGGCAAGGCTACCATGTGATAAATGAGACGGATGCTGTCAACTTCACTgtttcaagtttaattcaaggAGATGTTTGGTTGCCTGCAACTGGAGTTCCTTTTACTAGTGGCTTACTTTGA
- the LOC104231204 gene encoding probable pectinesterase/pectinesterase inhibitor 20, whose translation MGKVHSLLPFLMLFSFFFPANAISPFSSESFCSYTPFPEFCKYMLPINKSATIQDYGRLSLHHSLSMNDHLLSLVNDDLFNLRYALPETTIRALEDCQLLCSLNHDFILSAIQSIHSTNMLERLQAKDIQTVLSAILTNQETCSDGLKAVAVGTIVTNMLLSPLSDGAKSFSVSLALFMHGWGYSAIKSRSLSEKKFPFSGGRKLLQSNEYGVTLPTILLQAVVIS comes from the exons ATGGGTAAAGTTCATTCATTACTTCCATTTCTCatgcttttttcctttttctttccagCAAATGCAATTTCCCCTTTTTCTTCAGAATCCTTTTGCAGCTATACACCATTCCCCGAATTTTGCAAATACATGTTACCGATCAACAAGTCTGCTACTATTCAAGACTATGGCCGTCTCTCTCTTCACCATTCCTTATCAATGAATGATCATCTCCTTTCTTTGGTCAATGACGATCTCTTTAATCTTCGATATGCATTGCCTGAAACCACCATTCGTGCCCTTGAAGATTGCCAACTTCTCTGTAGCTTGAACCATGACTTTATTTTAAGCGCCATTCAGTCCATCCATTCTACAAACATGCTTGAAAG GTTACAAGCTAAAGATATTCAAACGGTGCTAAGTGCCATATTAACAAACCAAGAAACTTGTTCCGACGGTCTCAAAGCTGTAGCTGTTGGTACAATCGTGACAAATATGCTTCTATCTCCATTATCGGATGGGGCCAAATCTTTTAGCGTTTCATTAGCACTTTTCATGCATGGATGGGGTTATTCCGCTATCAAATCCCGATCACTATCAGAGAAGAAATTTCCATTTTCTGGTGGAAGGAAACTGCTTCAGTCAAATGAATATGGTGTGACT CTCCCAACAATACTGCTGCAGGCAGTGGTTATTTCTTGA